From the genome of Leptospira hartskeerlii, one region includes:
- a CDS encoding DUF4279 domain-containing protein has product MNEDRESNLIPLSKNDFRKVIGEDLENDKNRNIISLIITGFERSPKYITDQLGIEPTETRLSGESYDLKFGKTAVTRIAEENLWQYERIETTAEFISDQVELFISEIIKPRSKQLLAISKDANVSFQIIQYYYTGSNPGYFLSKEIINTLAEIGSEVDIDCYCLSSDMD; this is encoded by the coding sequence GTGAATGAAGACAGAGAAAGCAATTTGATACCATTATCTAAAAATGATTTTCGAAAGGTCATTGGTGAAGACTTGGAAAATGACAAGAATCGGAATATAATTTCTCTTATTATTACGGGCTTTGAAAGATCCCCGAAATATATTACAGATCAATTAGGTATCGAACCAACGGAGACTCGATTATCTGGTGAATCTTATGATTTAAAGTTTGGAAAAACAGCAGTAACAAGAATTGCAGAAGAGAATTTATGGCAGTATGAAAGAATAGAGACGACCGCTGAATTCATTTCTGACCAAGTAGAGTTATTTATATCAGAGATAATAAAGCCAAGGTCTAAGCAATTATTAGCAATATCGAAAGATGCAAATGTATCATTTCAGATTATACAATACTATTATACAGGAAGTAATCCTGGATATTTTCTGTCCAAGGAAATAATCAATACTCTTGCTGAGATCGGTTCAGAAGTAGATATTGATTGCTATTGTTTATCAAGTGATATGGATTAA